The segment GTGGCGAATAGCGGCACGATGGCCGCCATGCTCATGTTCTTCCACGAAGACGGTATCGAATCTTACACATGCACACCGTGGGGACAGAACGCGGATCCGGAATCGCCGCATCATGTCGACCAGGCGCGCGAGCTCTATTCGAAACGCGCGATGAAGCCCACGTGGTTCACGCGTGACGAATTGATGCAGCATCTGGAATCGGAGAAGGTTCTTACCATTCCGTGACGCAGAAACTCAGCGGACTCGAGGTCATCGCGGAGGTGATTCGGCGGCATTACGATGTCGGCGAAGTGCGGCTTCCGCAACCGCTGGAGGCCGCCCATCAGCGACGGCACCGCAAGATGGTAGTCGACACGGACGCCGGCCGTTTTCTCGCCAAGACGTACAAGTGCGACCCGGTCGTGCTCGATTCGTTGCGTTTTCAGCACCGGTTGTCCGATCACCTCACCGCAAACGGCCTGCCCGTGGCCGTGATTAAACGCGCTCGCGACGGCAAGGGCATCGTGGAGATGGAAGATTGGGCGATGGAGTTGCAGCAGTTCATCGAAGGCGGTTCGATGCCGCTCACGGCGCGCACGCTGATCACGTCCGCGCGCGCTCTCGGCGAATTCCATCGGGTGTGCCGCGACGTGCCTTGTCCCCCGCGCGATGCGCGCATGTGGCGCTTCAGCGACGTGCCCCGCGCCGCGTTTCAGGAGCTGTTCCAAAAGGCCTGTGCCGAGACGGAAGAACAACACATCGTCCCCTACTGCAACGCCATCGCGCTGTTTCTCCACAATGCGGCGGACACGCTCAGCATCGAGCGGCGGTCCGAATTCGAGACAGGATTGATCCACGGCGACTGGCACGGCGGCAATCTCATGTTCCAAGGCGAACGCCTGGCCGCGATCGTCGACCTGGAATTCGCGGGCGATGGTTGCTACCTGGAAGACATCGCGTACGGCATGTCCAACCTGTGCCTGCGCACCACGCCGGAACACGACGCGCTTTCGGCGCGGGCCAATATCCTGCTCGACCACTACCAGTTCAGCCGCAGCCTGTCCTACGCGGAGATGGTCGCCTTGTACTACGCGGTCGGCGTCAAACACATCGCCACGGTGTCGTATCAACTGGTGCAGCAAAAGGCCAACGTGGCCGGGTTGAGCGCCGCGCACTGGATGGAAGTGCTGGCCTCGCAATGCGAGTGGCTCAACGACCGTGCGCACAGGGCCCGCTGGGGCGAATCTTGAGCGGCGGCGCATTTGGATTTGCAGGCGCGCGTCCTTAGACTGGTGCGCGTTGAACGCTGTTGCGCAGACGGGGAGAACATGCTATGGCATCGCCAAAGAAGACACTGGTGCGAATCGTCATGGGCAGCAAGTCCGACTGGGATACGATGTCCCGTGCGCACGGGGTGCTGAAGGAAT is part of the Candidatus Hydrogenedentota bacterium genome and harbors:
- a CDS encoding phosphotransferase; this translates as MTQKLSGLEVIAEVIRRHYDVGEVRLPQPLEAAHQRRHRKMVVDTDAGRFLAKTYKCDPVVLDSLRFQHRLSDHLTANGLPVAVIKRARDGKGIVEMEDWAMELQQFIEGGSMPLTARTLITSARALGEFHRVCRDVPCPPRDARMWRFSDVPRAAFQELFQKACAETEEQHIVPYCNAIALFLHNAADTLSIERRSEFETGLIHGDWHGGNLMFQGERLAAIVDLEFAGDGCYLEDIAYGMSNLCLRTTPEHDALSARANILLDHYQFSRSLSYAEMVALYYAVGVKHIATVSYQLVQQKANVAGLSAAHWMEVLASQCEWLNDRAHRARWGES